GGTAGCGCCGGCTTCCATCGTCTTCACGTGCGCAAACAGTTCCTGCTCGAAGCGGAACAGGAACAGGCGGGCACGGGCGCGCATCACCGGGTCGGCAGGCATCAGCTGCGGGTGCGGGAAACGCTCATCGATGTATTCGTTGATGATGTTGGATTCGTGCAGGATCAGGTCGCGCTCCACCAGCACCGGTACCTCGTTGTACGGGTTCATCACGGCGAGGTCTTCCGGCTTGTTCAGCACGTCCACATCGATAATCTCGAAATCCATGCCTTTTTCGTACAACACGATGCGGCAACGCTGGCTGAACGGGCAAGTGGTTCCGGAATAAAGAGTCATCATGGCGAACGGATTTCCTTCTTTTGGCGACAATTGATGAAATAACAGGCAATTTTAGCACTTTTGCCGTGGCAATAGCCAATAAAATTGCATAAGTCAATGATTATAAAAAGAAAAAGCGGAGCAATCGCTCCGCTTTGTACCGGCCTGCAACAGCAGGTTTAGTGCACGTCTTCCCAGTAGGCTTTCTTCAGGAAGTAGGCAAACGGCAACAGCAACAGCAACAGGTACATCAGTACCACGTAACCCACCTGCTGACGTTTTACCTGTGCCGGCTCGGACACATACACCAGGAAGTTGGTCAGGTCGGCCATGCGCTTGTCGAACTCGACAGTGTTGGCCTTGCCGTTTTCCAGCTTGGTCAGGGTACCGGCCTTCACCAGTTCCAGCTTGTGCTCTTCCTGGCCATCGGCGCCCTTCTCGGTTTTCAGCACCTGCTCGCCCTGCCACTGCCACAGGATGTGCGGCATGCCCACCTTGTCGAACACCATGTTGTTCCAGCCGGTCGGACGGGTGTCGTCACGGTAGAAGCCACGCAGGTAGCCGTACAGGTAGTCGGCGCCGCGGGAGCGGGCGATGATGGACAGGTCCGGCGGTGTTGCACCGAACCAGGCCTTGGCGTCCTTCTTGTCCATCGCCACGTTCATCTGGTCACCGAT
This Vogesella sp. LIG4 DNA region includes the following protein-coding sequences:
- a CDS encoding glutathione S-transferase N-terminal domain-containing protein produces the protein MMTLYSGTTCPFSQRCRIVLYEKGMDFEIIDVDVLNKPEDLAVMNPYNEVPVLVERDLILHESNIINEYIDERFPHPQLMPADPVMRARARLFLFRFEQELFAHVKTMEAGATGKEASKARDAIRDGLVTIAPIFSKQKFMLGEEFSMIDVAIAPLMWRLEHYSIDLGKNAAPILKYAERLFQRQSFIDSLTPAEKAMRK
- a CDS encoding cytochrome c1; protein product: MNKTIRQLIAAAALLLPVSAAMASEGPALEKAPINVQDTESLQRGAQIFVNYCLSCHSASAMRYNRLTDIGLSEEQIKNNLMFATDKIGDQMNVAMDKKDAKAWFGATPPDLSIIARSRGADYLYGYLRGFYRDDTRPTGWNNMVFDKVGMPHILWQWQGEQVLKTEKGADGQEEHKLELVKAGTLTKLENGKANTVEFDKRMADLTNFLVYVSEPAQVKRQQVGYVVLMYLLLLLLPFAYFLKKAYWEDVH